In Dehalococcoidia bacterium, a single window of DNA contains:
- a CDS encoding thiolase family protein: MREAVIVDGVRTPFGRAGRRGVFKAITHVDLMVPLFKYLLQRNNLDPKDVDEVHMGSVMLSSPLTKARTYLFEAGLPESIWGTDVNTQCASALQTTVEACQCVMAGGADIILAGGIETMDRTGVVSPEEMAGQATRGPSLAPPKSDMPYPEGWKDAELLPWWFTVKNPMLMNMLWTAENLHSRFGITREEADEWSLRSQQKAVAAQDAGFFKDEIMPVTIKYTDGTSETIDKDQGPRRETTLEALAGLRPIMKEDGFVTAGNSCPRNDGGTLCLVTTKEIAKERGWKPLLTYRHSATIGVDPDVMGVGPRWATEKLLKRTGMKLEDFDVIEINEAFACVLNYWIRELKASDKVVEKINQWGGAIAIGHPLGASGTRLITTAGFQLRRNGGRWALTTLCQGSGMGYAAAWEREDYPWA; the protein is encoded by the coding sequence ATGCGAGAAGCCGTAATCGTTGATGGGGTACGAACGCCGTTTGGACGCGCCGGCAGAAGGGGCGTGTTCAAAGCCATCACCCATGTCGACCTCATGGTCCCCCTCTTCAAGTACCTGCTGCAGCGCAACAACCTCGACCCGAAGGACGTCGACGAGGTGCACATGGGCTCGGTGATGCTTTCGAGCCCCCTGACCAAGGCGCGGACGTACCTCTTCGAGGCGGGCCTGCCGGAGAGCATCTGGGGCACGGACGTCAACACTCAGTGCGCGAGCGCCCTGCAGACCACAGTTGAAGCATGCCAGTGCGTGATGGCGGGAGGAGCCGACATTATCCTCGCCGGCGGCATCGAGACGATGGACCGCACAGGCGTCGTCTCGCCGGAGGAGATGGCCGGGCAGGCGACGCGCGGACCCAGCCTTGCGCCGCCAAAGTCCGACATGCCCTATCCCGAGGGCTGGAAGGACGCGGAGTTGCTGCCCTGGTGGTTCACCGTGAAAAACCCCATGCTGATGAACATGCTCTGGACGGCCGAGAACCTGCACTCACGCTTCGGAATCACGCGCGAGGAGGCTGACGAATGGTCGCTGCGCAGCCAACAGAAGGCAGTCGCGGCCCAGGACGCCGGCTTCTTCAAAGACGAGATTATGCCGGTGACAATCAAGTACACCGACGGCACCAGCGAGACGATCGACAAGGACCAGGGGCCGCGCCGTGAGACGACGCTCGAAGCGCTGGCGGGGCTGCGCCCGATCATGAAAGAGGACGGCTTCGTCACCGCCGGCAACTCCTGCCCGCGCAACGACGGCGGCACCCTCTGCCTCGTCACGACGAAGGAGATCGCCAAGGAGCGGGGCTGGAAGCCGCTGCTCACCTACCGGCACTCCGCAACGATCGGCGTCGACCCCGACGTTATGGGCGTGGGCCCGCGCTGGGCGACGGAGAAGCTGCTCAAGCGCACGGGAATGAAGCTTGAGGACTTCGACGTCATCGAGATAAACGAAGCGTTCGCCTGCGTGCTCAACTACTGGATCCGGGAGCTGAAAGCATCGGACAAGGTGGTGGAGAAGATCAACCAGTGGGGCGGCGCCATCGCCATTGGCCACCCGCTTGGCGCCTCGGGCACGCGCCTGATAACGACCGCCGGCTTCCAGTTGCGGCGCAACGGCGGCCGCTGGGCGCTGACGACGCTGTGCCAGGGGAGCGGCATGGGCTACGCCGCCGCCTGGGAGCGCGAAGACTACCCCTGGGCCTAA
- a CDS encoding metallophosphoesterase family protein yields MLIGLISDTHGYFDDRIREAFAGVDHILHAGDIGSMDIIRELEKLAPVTAVRGNADRAPVFTLLATHHDLCFEGCNIHLVHRFDDSKAGPEVKVLVHGHSHEPLIRNNEKYLRLNPGSAGRTYLSEEPTVGLLHIDGDSVRGEIVGLGPR; encoded by the coding sequence TTGCTCATCGGCCTGATATCGGACACGCACGGCTACTTCGACGACCGCATTCGCGAAGCCTTCGCCGGAGTCGATCACATCCTCCACGCCGGCGACATCGGCAGCATGGATATTATCCGCGAGCTCGAGAAGCTGGCGCCGGTCACCGCCGTCCGCGGCAACGCCGACCGGGCGCCGGTCTTCACCCTTCTCGCGACCCACCACGACCTCTGCTTTGAGGGCTGCAACATTCACCTGGTGCACCGCTTCGACGACAGCAAGGCAGGCCCGGAAGTCAAGGTGCTGGTGCACGGCCACTCGCACGAGCCGCTCATCCGGAACAACGAGAAGTACCTCCGCCTCAACCCCGGTTCCGCCGGCCGGACGTATCTTTCGGAGGAGCCAACGGTCGGGCTGCTGCACATCGATGGCGACAGCGTCCGGGGCGAGATCGTCGGCCTGGGGCCGCGATAG
- a CDS encoding thiolase family protein: protein MREAVVVDGVRTPFGRAGRRGMFRAITHVDLMVPLLKEIVKRNNLDPTDVDEMHIGSAGYVNPLTKARAYLWESGLPDSIWGVDINTQCASALHTVVTACERVMSGTADIVLAGGIETMDRTGVVTPEEMAGQAPPPPNILPPQSDMPYPPDWKEAERLPWWFTIKNPQLINMLWTAENLHARYNITREEADEWALRSQQLAVAAQDADKFRHEIVPITIKYTDGTSETISKDQGPRRETSLEALQQLRPILSPEGKVTAGNSCPRNDGTTMCLVTSKEVAKERGWKPLLTFRHCATIGVDPDVMGIGPTWATDKLLKRTGMKLEDFDVIELNEAFSCVINYWIRELKASDKVVEKINPWGGAIAIGHPLGATGARLITTAGFQLRENGGRWALTTLCQGMGMGYAAAWEREDYPWA, encoded by the coding sequence ATGCGAGAAGCAGTAGTCGTTGACGGGGTGCGGACACCCTTCGGCCGCGCGGGAAGGCGGGGCATGTTCCGCGCCATCACGCACGTCGACCTCATGGTGCCGCTGCTCAAAGAGATCGTGAAGCGCAACAACCTGGACCCCACAGACGTAGACGAGATGCACATCGGCTCGGCGGGCTACGTCAACCCCCTTACCAAGGCGCGCGCCTACCTCTGGGAGTCGGGCCTGCCGGACAGCATTTGGGGCGTCGACATCAACACGCAGTGCGCGAGCGCGCTCCACACGGTCGTCACCGCCTGCGAGCGCGTGATGTCGGGCACCGCCGATATCGTCCTCGCGGGTGGCATCGAGACGATGGACCGCACGGGCGTGGTGACGCCGGAAGAGATGGCGGGTCAGGCGCCGCCGCCGCCGAACATCCTGCCTCCCCAGTCCGACATGCCCTACCCGCCGGACTGGAAGGAAGCGGAGCGGCTGCCCTGGTGGTTCACCATCAAGAACCCGCAGCTCATTAACATGCTCTGGACGGCCGAGAACCTCCACGCGCGCTACAACATCACGCGGGAGGAGGCAGACGAGTGGGCGCTGCGCAGCCAGCAACTGGCGGTGGCGGCCCAGGACGCCGATAAGTTCCGCCATGAGATAGTGCCGATCACCATCAAGTACACCGACGGCACGAGCGAGACGATCTCGAAGGACCAGGGGCCGCGCCGCGAGACCAGCCTCGAAGCGCTGCAACAGCTCCGGCCGATCCTGTCCCCGGAAGGCAAAGTGACGGCCGGCAACTCTTGCCCCCGCAACGACGGCACGACAATGTGCCTGGTCACCAGCAAGGAGGTCGCGAAGGAGCGGGGCTGGAAGCCGCTGCTCACCTTCCGCCATTGCGCCACCATCGGCGTCGACCCCGACGTTATGGGCATCGGGCCGACGTGGGCGACGGACAAGCTGCTGAAGCGCACGGGAATGAAGCTTGAGGACTTCGACGTCATCGAGCTCAACGAAGCGTTCTCCTGCGTCATCAACTACTGGATCCGGGAACTCAAAGCATCGGACAAGGTGGTCGAGAAGATAAACCCGTGGGGCGGCGCCATTGCCATCGGCCACCCGCTAGGGGCCACCGGCGCCCGCCTGATTACGACCGCCGGCTTCCAGTTGCGGGAGAACGGCGGCCGCTGGGCGCTCACCACGCTCTGCCAGGGGATGGGCATGGGCTACGCCGCCGCCTGGGAGCGCGAAGACTACCCCTGGGCCTAG